Proteins encoded together in one Micromonospora kangleipakensis window:
- a CDS encoding NADP-dependent oxidoreductase, translating into MKAIAIDAYGSADQLTLRDLPEPPVGPDTVLVRVRAAGVNPVDWKVREGHLAGAMPHHFPLVPGWDAAGVVAAVGPAVAGFAVGDEVIGYVRRDDVQHGTYAELVPAPERTLADKPVQASWAEAGGLPLAGLTAYQALQLARTGAGDTVLVHGASGGVGHLAVQVARALGADRVIGTASEANHDFVRSLAAEPVAYGDGLLDRIRAVAPDGVDVALDLFGGEALDVSAELLNRPARLISTADPEHVTHLGGSYLFVKPSTDDLGVLAGLVDAGRLTVQVARTFPLAEAAEAQRLVEAGHVRGKVVLEV; encoded by the coding sequence GTGAAGGCGATCGCGATCGACGCGTACGGCTCGGCGGACCAGCTCACCCTGCGGGACCTGCCGGAGCCGCCGGTCGGCCCGGACACCGTGCTGGTGCGGGTGCGCGCCGCCGGGGTGAACCCGGTCGACTGGAAGGTCCGCGAGGGCCACCTGGCCGGCGCCATGCCGCACCACTTCCCGCTGGTGCCCGGCTGGGACGCCGCCGGCGTGGTGGCCGCCGTCGGCCCGGCGGTGGCCGGCTTCGCCGTCGGGGACGAGGTCATCGGGTACGTCCGGCGCGACGACGTCCAGCACGGCACGTACGCCGAGCTGGTGCCCGCCCCGGAACGGACGCTGGCCGACAAACCGGTACAGGCGTCCTGGGCCGAGGCGGGTGGCCTGCCGCTGGCCGGGTTGACCGCGTACCAGGCGTTGCAGCTGGCCCGGACCGGCGCCGGGGACACCGTCCTGGTGCACGGCGCGTCGGGCGGGGTGGGACACCTGGCCGTGCAGGTGGCCCGGGCGCTCGGCGCCGACCGGGTGATCGGCACCGCGAGCGAGGCCAACCACGACTTCGTCCGCTCGCTGGCCGCCGAGCCGGTGGCCTACGGCGACGGCCTGCTGGACCGAATCCGCGCCGTCGCGCCCGACGGGGTGGACGTGGCGCTGGACCTCTTCGGCGGCGAGGCGCTGGACGTCTCCGCCGAGCTGCTGAACCGGCCCGCCCGACTGATCTCCACCGCCGACCCGGAGCACGTCACCCATCTCGGCGGCAGCTACCTCTTCGTCAAGCCGTCCACCGACGACCTGGGCGTGCTGGCCGGGCTGGTCGACGCCGGCCGGCTCACCGTGCAGGTGGCCCGGACGTTCCCGCTCGCCGAGGCTGCCGAGGCGCAGCGGCTGGTGGAGGCGGGGCACGTCCGGGGCAAGGTGGTGCTGGAGGTCTAG
- a CDS encoding SRPBCC family protein, which translates to MILVERSAHVMAPVEAVWDVVQRAEQLPAWLAGVRAAEVLSGEGFGRRQLVQAGRGAAHEAEVIAYQEPTLIGWRERAKGAGARAEARTEIYVQLTPDEEEGGTIVRLIVVRWPAGPVKAALLRLGLRRVGADLEDSLARLTDLAAVG; encoded by the coding sequence ATGATCCTCGTGGAACGCAGTGCGCACGTGATGGCGCCGGTGGAAGCGGTCTGGGACGTCGTACAGCGGGCCGAGCAGTTGCCGGCCTGGCTGGCGGGGGTTCGCGCGGCGGAGGTCCTCTCGGGGGAGGGCTTCGGCCGGCGCCAACTGGTCCAGGCCGGGCGCGGCGCGGCGCACGAGGCCGAGGTGATCGCCTACCAGGAGCCGACCCTGATCGGGTGGCGCGAGCGGGCCAAGGGCGCCGGCGCCCGGGCCGAGGCGCGCACCGAGATCTACGTACAGCTGACCCCGGACGAGGAGGAGGGCGGGACGATCGTGCGGCTCATCGTCGTACGGTGGCCCGCCGGGCCGGTGAAGGCCGCCCTGCTCCGGCTCGGCCTGCGTCGGGTCGGCGCCGACCTGGAGGACTCGCTGGCCCGACTGACCGACCTGGCCGCCGTCGGCTGA
- the aceE gene encoding pyruvate dehydrogenase (acetyl-transferring), homodimeric type yields MATERKRPVITAGLPSQLPDIDPEETGEWVESLDGVIDERGTKRARYVMLRLLERARERQVGVPSLTTTDYINSIPPEREPWFPGDEHIERRIRAYIRWNAAMLVHRAQRPEISVGGHISTFASSASLYEVGFNHFFRGKDHPGGGDHIFYQGHASPGMYARAYMEGRLSEDQLDGFRQELSHPGGGLPSYPHPRLMPDFWEFPTVSMGLGPINAIYQARFNRYLQHRGIKDTSQQHVWAFLGDGEMDEVESLGAIGVAAREELDNLTFVINCNLQRLDGPVRGNGKVMQELEAFFRGAGWNVIKVVWGREWDPLLAADTDGALVNLMNTTPDGDYQTYKAESGAYVREHFFGRDPRTRKMVEHLSDDEIWNLKRGGHDYRKLYAAYKAAMEHTGQPTVILAKTIKGWTLGSHFEARNATHQMKKLTLEDLKLFRDRLYLDIPDKQLEENPYLPPYYNPGEKSDEIQYLKERRQQLGGYLPSRRTTGKRLQIPGTERFSDVKRGSGKQKVATTMAFVRLLKDVMKDKEFGKRWVPIIPDEARTFGMDSLFPTAKIYSLHGQRYTSVDRELFLSYKEATDGQILHEGINEAGSVATFTAAGSSYATHGEPMIPMYIFYSMFGFQRTGDGLWAAADQMARGFLLGATAGRTTLNGEGLQHEDGHSLLLAATNPAVVAYDPAFAYEIAHIMENGLHRMYGEAQENIFYYLTVYNEPIFQPAEPEGVDAEGILKGIYRYSPAPQLGGDAPKANILASGTGMQWALRAQQVLAEDWGVAADVWSVTSWTELRRDAVECEEHNLLNPGGEQRVPYIQQKLADADGPKVAVSDWMRAVPDLIARWVPGDYTSLGTDGFGMSDTRHALRRHFHVDAESVTVATLRQLALRGAVPANVPAEAAKKYALEDVTAAPVGETGGDS; encoded by the coding sequence GTGGCTACGGAACGCAAGCGCCCGGTGATCACCGCTGGTCTGCCGAGCCAGCTTCCGGACATCGACCCTGAAGAGACCGGCGAATGGGTCGAGTCACTCGACGGTGTCATCGACGAGCGCGGAACCAAGCGCGCCCGGTACGTCATGCTGCGCCTGCTGGAGCGGGCCCGCGAGCGCCAGGTCGGGGTGCCGTCCCTGACCACCACCGACTACATCAACTCCATCCCCCCGGAGCGCGAGCCGTGGTTCCCGGGTGACGAGCACATCGAGCGGCGGATCCGGGCGTACATCCGGTGGAACGCCGCCATGCTGGTGCACCGGGCGCAGCGTCCGGAGATCAGCGTCGGCGGGCACATCTCGACCTTCGCCAGCTCGGCGTCGCTCTACGAGGTGGGCTTCAACCACTTCTTCCGGGGCAAGGACCACCCGGGCGGCGGCGACCACATCTTCTACCAGGGTCACGCCTCCCCCGGCATGTACGCGCGGGCCTACATGGAGGGGCGGCTCAGCGAGGACCAGCTCGACGGGTTCCGGCAGGAGCTGTCGCACCCCGGCGGCGGACTGCCCTCGTACCCGCACCCGCGGCTGATGCCGGACTTCTGGGAGTTCCCGACCGTCTCGATGGGCCTCGGCCCGATCAACGCGATCTACCAGGCCCGGTTCAACCGGTACCTGCAGCACCGGGGCATCAAGGACACCTCCCAGCAGCACGTCTGGGCGTTCCTCGGCGACGGCGAGATGGACGAGGTCGAGTCGCTGGGCGCGATCGGGGTGGCCGCCCGCGAGGAGCTGGACAACCTCACCTTCGTGATCAACTGCAACCTCCAGCGCCTGGACGGCCCGGTCCGCGGCAACGGCAAGGTCATGCAGGAGCTGGAGGCGTTCTTCCGGGGCGCCGGCTGGAACGTGATCAAGGTGGTCTGGGGCCGGGAGTGGGACCCGCTGCTCGCGGCGGACACCGACGGCGCGCTGGTCAACCTGATGAACACCACGCCCGACGGTGACTACCAGACCTACAAGGCGGAGTCCGGGGCGTACGTCCGGGAGCACTTCTTCGGCCGCGACCCGCGGACCCGCAAGATGGTCGAGCACCTGAGCGACGACGAGATCTGGAACCTCAAGCGGGGTGGGCACGACTACCGCAAGCTCTACGCGGCCTACAAGGCGGCGATGGAGCACACCGGTCAGCCGACGGTGATCCTGGCCAAGACGATCAAGGGTTGGACGCTGGGCTCGCACTTCGAGGCCCGCAACGCCACCCACCAGATGAAGAAGCTGACGCTGGAGGACCTGAAGCTCTTCCGCGACCGGCTCTACCTGGACATCCCGGACAAGCAGCTGGAGGAGAACCCCTACCTGCCGCCGTACTACAACCCGGGTGAGAAGTCGGACGAGATCCAGTACCTCAAGGAGCGGCGCCAGCAGCTCGGCGGGTACCTGCCGTCCCGGCGGACCACCGGCAAGCGGCTGCAGATCCCGGGCACCGAGCGGTTCTCCGACGTCAAGCGCGGCTCGGGCAAGCAGAAGGTGGCCACCACCATGGCCTTCGTCCGCCTGCTCAAGGATGTGATGAAGGACAAGGAGTTCGGCAAGCGCTGGGTGCCGATCATCCCCGACGAGGCCCGTACCTTCGGCATGGACTCGCTCTTCCCGACGGCGAAGATCTACTCGCTGCACGGCCAGCGGTACACCTCGGTGGACCGGGAGCTGTTCCTGTCGTACAAGGAGGCCACCGACGGGCAGATCCTGCACGAGGGGATCAACGAGGCCGGTTCGGTCGCCACGTTCACCGCGGCCGGCAGCTCCTACGCCACCCACGGCGAGCCGATGATCCCGATGTACATCTTCTATTCGATGTTCGGGTTCCAGCGCACCGGCGACGGGCTCTGGGCGGCCGCCGACCAGATGGCCCGCGGCTTCCTGCTCGGCGCCACCGCCGGCCGGACCACCCTCAACGGTGAGGGCCTCCAGCACGAGGACGGCCACTCTCTGCTGCTCGCCGCCACCAACCCGGCGGTGGTCGCGTACGACCCGGCGTTCGCGTACGAGATCGCGCACATCATGGAGAACGGCCTGCACCGGATGTACGGCGAGGCGCAGGAGAACATCTTCTACTACCTCACCGTCTACAACGAGCCGATCTTCCAGCCGGCCGAGCCGGAGGGCGTGGACGCCGAGGGCATCCTCAAGGGCATCTACCGCTACTCCCCCGCGCCGCAGCTGGGCGGGGACGCGCCGAAGGCCAACATCCTGGCCTCCGGCACCGGCATGCAGTGGGCGCTCAGGGCGCAGCAGGTGCTCGCCGAGGACTGGGGGGTGGCCGCCGACGTCTGGTCGGTGACCTCCTGGACCGAGCTGCGCCGGGACGCGGTGGAGTGCGAGGAGCACAACCTGCTCAACCCGGGCGGCGAGCAGCGGGTCCCGTACATCCAGCAGAAGCTGGCCGACGCCGACGGGCCGAAGGTCGCCGTCAGCGACTGGATGCGCGCGGTGCCGGATCTGATCGCCCGCTGGGTGCCCGGCGACTACACCTCGCTCGGCACCGACGGCTTCGGCATGTCGGACACCCGGCACGCGCTGCGCCGGCACTTCCACGTCGACGCCGAGTCGGTGACGGTCGCCACGCTGCGGCAGCTCGCGCTCCGCGGCGCGGTGCCGGCCAACGTCCCGGCCGAGGCCGCCAAGAAGTACGCGCTGGAGGACGTCACCGCCGCCCCGGTCGGCGAGACCGGCGGCGACAGCTGA
- a CDS encoding orotate phosphoribosyltransferase gives MTDHDLAALARDIDATSRLTGRFVLRSGRVADEYFDKYRFEADPALLDRVAAGLAGLVPPGTEVLAGLEMGGIPVVTALARQVGLPCAFVRKTAKAYGTARLAEGADVAGRRVLVVEDVVTSGGQVVISTGQLRELGARIDHALCVIDRAEGGTEALAAHGVALRALLTRADLDAHRPA, from the coding sequence GTGACCGACCACGACCTCGCCGCGCTGGCCCGCGACATCGACGCGACCTCCCGACTCACCGGACGCTTCGTGCTCCGCTCCGGCCGCGTCGCCGACGAGTACTTCGACAAGTACCGGTTCGAGGCCGACCCCGCGCTGCTGGACCGGGTCGCCGCCGGGCTGGCCGGGCTGGTCCCGCCCGGCACGGAGGTGCTCGCCGGTCTCGAGATGGGTGGCATCCCCGTGGTCACCGCGCTGGCCCGGCAGGTGGGGCTGCCCTGCGCGTTCGTGCGCAAGACGGCGAAGGCGTACGGGACCGCCCGGCTGGCCGAGGGAGCCGACGTCGCCGGCCGGCGCGTGCTGGTGGTGGAGGACGTCGTCACCTCCGGCGGTCAGGTGGTGATCTCCACCGGTCAGCTCCGCGAGCTGGGCGCCCGGATCGACCACGCGCTCTGCGTGATCGACCGCGCCGAGGGCGGCACCGAGGCGCTCGCCGCCCACGGCGTCGCACTGCGCGCCCTGCTCACCCGCGCCGACCTCGACGCCCACCGCCCGGCCTGA
- the gltX gene encoding glutamate--tRNA ligase, translating to MTVRVRFAPSPTGMFHVGGARSALQNWIYAKQQGGVFVLRIEDTDAARNKPEWTEGILSALDWIGIERGSYEGPYFQSSYAGEHRAAAQRLFDAGRAYYCDCTREDVQARTGSQYQGYDGFCRDRGLEPGPGRALRFRTPDQGETVVVDLIRGEPTFENKLIEDFVIARGDGSPVFLLANVVDDMTMGITHVIRAEEHLPNTPKQQLLWDALGVKPPVWAHVPVVVNEKRQKLSKRRDKVALEAYRDEGYLAGAMRNYLMLLGWAPSGDREIVPWPVIEEEFRLEEVNPSPAFFDEKKLRAFNGEYIRALPVEEFIATCQPWLTGTGTIAPPPWQPEEFDAAAFAAVAPLAQTRIAVLSEIVPNVDFLFLADPLIDEAAWAKAMKEGAADLLDAAIAAFDALESWDAESLKSTLEAVGAERGLKLGKAQAPVRVAVTGRTVGLPLFESLEVLGRERALTRLRAARIRLV from the coding sequence GTGACGGTACGTGTACGCTTCGCCCCTTCCCCGACCGGTATGTTCCACGTCGGCGGCGCCCGCTCGGCCCTGCAGAACTGGATCTACGCCAAGCAGCAGGGCGGGGTGTTCGTGCTCCGCATCGAGGACACCGACGCGGCCCGCAACAAGCCCGAATGGACCGAGGGCATCCTGTCGGCGCTGGACTGGATCGGCATCGAGCGGGGCAGCTACGAGGGCCCGTACTTCCAGTCGTCGTACGCCGGGGAGCACCGGGCCGCCGCCCAGCGGCTCTTCGACGCCGGCCGGGCGTACTACTGCGACTGCACCCGCGAGGACGTGCAGGCGCGGACCGGCTCGCAGTACCAGGGCTACGACGGCTTCTGCCGGGACCGGGGCCTGGAGCCCGGCCCGGGGCGGGCGCTGCGCTTCCGTACGCCGGACCAGGGCGAGACCGTGGTGGTCGACCTGATCCGCGGCGAGCCGACCTTCGAGAACAAGCTGATCGAGGACTTCGTGATTGCCCGCGGCGACGGCTCGCCGGTCTTCCTCCTCGCCAACGTGGTCGACGACATGACCATGGGGATCACCCACGTGATCCGGGCCGAGGAGCACCTGCCCAACACGCCGAAGCAGCAGCTCCTCTGGGACGCGCTCGGGGTCAAGCCGCCGGTCTGGGCGCACGTGCCGGTGGTGGTCAACGAGAAGCGGCAGAAGCTCTCCAAGCGGCGCGACAAGGTCGCCCTGGAGGCGTACCGGGACGAGGGCTACCTCGCCGGCGCGATGCGCAACTACCTGATGCTGCTCGGCTGGGCCCCCTCCGGCGACCGGGAGATCGTGCCCTGGCCGGTCATCGAGGAGGAGTTCCGGCTGGAGGAGGTGAACCCCTCCCCCGCGTTCTTCGACGAGAAGAAGCTGCGCGCCTTCAACGGCGAGTACATCCGGGCGCTGCCGGTGGAGGAGTTCATCGCCACGTGCCAGCCGTGGCTCACCGGCACCGGCACCATCGCCCCGCCGCCGTGGCAGCCGGAGGAGTTCGACGCGGCCGCGTTCGCCGCGGTGGCGCCGCTGGCCCAGACCCGGATCGCGGTGCTCAGCGAGATCGTGCCGAACGTCGACTTCCTCTTCCTGGCCGACCCGCTGATCGACGAGGCGGCCTGGGCGAAGGCGATGAAGGAGGGCGCGGCCGACCTGCTCGACGCCGCGATCGCCGCCTTCGACGCGCTGGAGTCCTGGGACGCGGAGTCGCTCAAGTCCACCCTGGAGGCGGTCGGCGCGGAGCGTGGCCTGAAGCTCGGCAAGGCCCAGGCGCCGGTCCGGGTCGCGGTCACCGGCCGCACCGTCGGGCTGCCGCTCTTCGAGTCCCTCGAGGTGCTCGGCCGGGAGCGCGCCCTGACCCGGCTGCGCGCCGCTCGGATCCGCCTGGTCTGA
- a CDS encoding copper resistance CopC family protein, whose protein sequence is MGGSVARAARTWLAVLGVAIGMSVLLPATPAAAHNSLTGSDPRNGARLAAAPKRIELRFLATPAPATTKITVTGPENVPAAGGAPTFTGNRVSVPFKPGAAGLYIVGYRVGSTDGHPVTGEIRFTVTTGTPAEPPSATPTATSAASTTAPPTGAPGSSAAVPASPPASPALAADRRSDDGGSGWLWALGAVALLGGAFLLRRRAARG, encoded by the coding sequence ATGGGGGGCAGCGTGGCACGCGCGGCGCGTACCTGGCTAGCGGTTCTCGGCGTGGCGATCGGTATGTCGGTGCTGCTGCCGGCCACCCCCGCGGCGGCGCACAACTCGTTGACCGGCAGCGACCCGCGGAACGGGGCGCGGCTGGCGGCCGCGCCGAAACGGATCGAGCTCCGCTTCCTCGCCACCCCGGCCCCCGCTACGACGAAGATCACAGTCACCGGGCCGGAGAACGTGCCGGCGGCGGGCGGCGCGCCGACGTTCACCGGCAACCGGGTGAGCGTGCCGTTCAAGCCCGGCGCGGCCGGCCTCTACATCGTCGGCTACCGGGTCGGGTCGACCGACGGCCACCCGGTGACCGGCGAGATCCGCTTCACCGTCACCACCGGCACGCCGGCCGAGCCGCCGTCGGCGACTCCCACGGCCACCAGCGCCGCGTCGACCACTGCCCCGCCGACCGGTGCCCCGGGCAGCTCGGCCGCCGTCCCGGCGAGCCCGCCGGCCAGCCCCGCGCTCGCTGCCGACCGCCGCTCCGACGACGGCGGATCGGGCTGGCTCTGGGCGCTCGGCGCCGTTGCGCTGCTCGGCGGGGCGTTCCTGCTCCGCCGCCGCGCCGCGCGCGGCTGA
- a CDS encoding PucR family transcriptional regulator, whose protein sequence is MQSLVRACQAGPVSEPGGTDLSATLRRIERAAGALATASVSRMDETLPWFRELPADQRSWVMLVAQAGARSLVQWLREGGGTADSTQEVSDEVFATAPQALARSISLQQTVALIKVTIDVVEEQVSHLAAKGEEQQLREAVLRFSREIAFAAARVYARAAESRGSWDARLQALLVDALLRGDSPDVLASRAAALGWTDAPPVAVAVGRSPGGEVAAVLHTVYRQARRIGVEVIGGVHGDRLVIVLGGAPDPVAATEKLLTAFGDGPVVVGPAVPSLDEATDSARAALAGFRAAPAWPTAPRPVPAADLLPERALAGDAEARRRLRHDVYATLVRAGGELLETLDAFHAAGGTLESAARALFVHPNTVRYRLKRIAEVTGFSPLAPRDAFALQVALTVGRLDPVVPGVAPVPTQTMAPGVRKTSQAGDDHRRFL, encoded by the coding sequence GTGCAGTCCCTGGTCAGGGCGTGTCAGGCTGGACCGGTGAGCGAGCCGGGCGGTACCGACCTGTCGGCCACCCTGCGCCGGATCGAACGGGCGGCTGGGGCGCTGGCCACTGCCAGCGTCTCTCGGATGGACGAGACCCTGCCCTGGTTCCGGGAGCTCCCGGCGGACCAGCGCTCCTGGGTCATGCTGGTCGCCCAGGCCGGCGCCCGGTCGCTGGTGCAGTGGCTGCGCGAGGGCGGCGGCACCGCGGACAGCACCCAGGAGGTCTCCGACGAGGTCTTCGCCACCGCGCCGCAGGCCCTGGCGCGCTCGATCAGCCTGCAGCAGACGGTGGCGCTGATCAAGGTGACCATCGACGTGGTCGAGGAGCAGGTGTCGCACCTCGCCGCCAAGGGCGAGGAGCAGCAGCTGCGCGAGGCGGTGCTGCGCTTCTCCCGGGAGATCGCGTTCGCCGCCGCCCGGGTCTACGCCCGGGCCGCCGAGTCCCGGGGCTCGTGGGACGCGCGGTTGCAGGCCCTGCTGGTGGACGCCCTGCTGCGCGGCGACTCGCCGGACGTGCTGGCCAGCCGGGCGGCCGCGCTGGGCTGGACGGACGCGCCGCCGGTGGCGGTGGCGGTGGGCCGCTCCCCCGGCGGCGAGGTGGCCGCGGTGCTGCACACCGTCTACCGGCAGGCCCGGCGGATCGGGGTGGAGGTGATCGGCGGCGTGCACGGCGACCGGCTGGTCATCGTGCTCGGCGGGGCGCCCGACCCGGTGGCCGCGACGGAGAAGCTGCTCACGGCGTTCGGCGACGGGCCGGTGGTGGTCGGCCCGGCCGTACCCAGTCTGGACGAGGCGACGGACTCGGCGCGGGCCGCGCTGGCCGGGTTCCGCGCGGCCCCGGCCTGGCCGACCGCGCCGCGCCCGGTGCCCGCCGCCGACCTGCTGCCCGAGCGGGCCCTGGCCGGCGACGCGGAGGCCCGCCGCCGGCTCCGGCACGACGTGTACGCCACGCTGGTCCGGGCCGGTGGCGAGCTGCTGGAGACGCTGGACGCGTTCCACGCCGCCGGCGGCACGCTGGAGAGTGCCGCCCGGGCGCTCTTCGTGCACCCGAACACCGTGCGCTACCGGCTGAAGCGGATCGCGGAGGTGACCGGCTTCTCGCCGCTGGCGCCCCGCGACGCGTTCGCACTCCAGGTGGCGCTGACCGTGGGCCGGCTGGACCCGGTCGTCCCGGGGGTCGCACCCGTCCCGACCCAGACAATGGCCCCAGGCGTCAGGAAAACGTCACAGGCAGGTGATGATCACCGCCGATTTTTGTAG
- a CDS encoding MFS transporter codes for MTTVNPTPTSLPAALAEPTVPVRRSWIALIFTANLGVWMAFFTPIQVLLPQQVERIAPGDKEAMLAVVTGLGALAAVLANPLAGALSDRTVIRLASRHLGRRHVWTASGAVLGALALVLLARQDTIAGVALGWVAAQVCFNAMLASLTAAIPDRVPVAQRGGVSGWVGIPQALGLVVGAVLVTALVTGNAAGYAAIAVAMLLLSLPFALLTADDPLPREHRPALRLRALLASMWISPRRHPDFAWAWFTRFLVQTGNALGTLYLLYFLTDGVRHPDPEGALLVLILLYTLGMMLTAVVAGRLSDRSGRRKVFVITSGVIMAVAALLLAMAPVWPMAVAAALLLGAGYGVYLAVDAALITQVLPAATDRAKDLGVINIANSAPQVLGPAISAPIVVHLGGYPTLYAATAAVTLLGSALVLKIRSVP; via the coding sequence GTGACCACGGTGAACCCGACGCCGACCTCGCTGCCGGCGGCGCTCGCCGAACCGACCGTGCCGGTCCGGCGGAGCTGGATCGCGCTGATCTTCACGGCCAACCTCGGCGTCTGGATGGCCTTCTTCACCCCCATCCAGGTGCTGCTCCCGCAGCAGGTGGAGCGGATCGCGCCGGGTGACAAGGAGGCGATGCTCGCGGTCGTCACCGGGCTGGGCGCGCTCGCCGCGGTGCTGGCCAACCCGCTCGCCGGGGCGCTGTCCGACCGGACGGTGATCCGGCTGGCCAGCCGGCACCTGGGTCGCCGGCACGTCTGGACCGCCTCCGGCGCGGTGCTCGGCGCCCTCGCGCTGGTGCTGCTGGCCCGGCAGGACACCATCGCCGGGGTGGCGCTCGGCTGGGTCGCCGCGCAGGTCTGCTTCAACGCGATGCTGGCCAGCCTGACCGCCGCCATTCCGGACCGGGTGCCGGTCGCCCAGCGCGGCGGCGTCTCCGGTTGGGTGGGCATCCCGCAGGCGCTCGGCCTGGTGGTCGGGGCGGTGCTGGTCACCGCGCTGGTCACCGGCAACGCCGCCGGGTACGCCGCGATCGCCGTGGCGATGCTGCTGCTGTCGCTGCCGTTCGCGCTGCTCACCGCCGACGACCCGCTGCCCCGGGAGCACCGGCCGGCGCTGCGGCTGCGCGCGCTGCTCGCCTCGATGTGGATCAGCCCGCGCCGGCACCCGGACTTCGCCTGGGCCTGGTTCACCCGGTTCCTGGTGCAGACCGGCAACGCGCTGGGCACCCTCTACCTGCTGTACTTCCTCACCGACGGGGTGCGCCACCCCGACCCCGAGGGCGCGCTGCTGGTGCTGATCCTGCTCTACACGCTCGGCATGATGCTCACCGCCGTGGTCGCCGGCCGGCTGTCGGACCGGTCCGGCCGGCGCAAGGTCTTCGTGATCACCTCCGGCGTGATCATGGCGGTGGCGGCGCTGCTGCTCGCCATGGCGCCGGTCTGGCCGATGGCGGTGGCCGCCGCGCTGCTGCTCGGCGCCGGCTACGGCGTCTACCTGGCGGTGGACGCGGCGCTGATCACCCAGGTGCTGCCGGCGGCCACCGACCGGGCCAAGGACCTCGGCGTGATCAACATCGCGAACTCGGCGCCGCAGGTGCTCGGGCCGGCCATCTCCGCCCCGATCGTCGTGCACCTGGGCGGCTATCCGACGCTCTACGCGGCCACCGCGGCGGTCACCCTGCTCGGCAGCGCCCTGGTCCTCAAGATCCGTTCGGTGCCCTGA
- a CDS encoding GH1 family beta-glucosidase — protein sequence MTSAPMPEFPTGFRWGVSTSAYQIEGAVDADGRGPSIWDTFAHSPGQISDGSTGDVACDHYHRYAGDVALLAGLGVSAYRFSIAWPRVQPTGAGAANPAGLDFYERLVDELLGHGVDPVATLFHWDLPQALEDAGGWLNRDTAARFAEYADLVAARLGDRVKLWITLNEPFIHMSLGHGMGVHAPGRMLLFDAFPVAHHQLLGHGLAVSALRARSTSPVAIANNYSPVRPAGDTDADRAAGAAYDALHNRLFTDPLLGLGYPDGPGLDPGLVRDEDLAVIAAPIDVLGVNYYNPTGIRAAEEDSPLPFEIVPLEGYPRTAFDWPVVPDGLRDLLVGLRDRYGDALPPIQITESGCAYDDVPDAGGRVDDPERIAYLDGHLRAVRAAIDEGVDVTGYFVWSLLDNWEWAEGFTKRFGLVHVDYASQARTPKSSYAWLRDQVIKP from the coding sequence ATGACGAGCGCGCCGATGCCGGAGTTCCCCACCGGGTTCCGCTGGGGGGTTTCCACCTCCGCCTACCAGATCGAGGGCGCGGTCGACGCCGACGGCCGCGGACCGTCCATCTGGGACACCTTCGCCCACTCCCCCGGGCAGATCTCCGACGGCAGCACCGGCGACGTGGCCTGCGACCACTACCACCGGTACGCCGGGGACGTCGCGCTGCTGGCCGGGCTCGGGGTCTCCGCGTACCGGTTCTCGATCGCCTGGCCCCGGGTGCAGCCCACCGGGGCCGGGGCGGCCAACCCCGCGGGGCTGGACTTCTACGAACGGCTGGTGGACGAACTACTCGGCCACGGCGTCGACCCGGTCGCCACCCTCTTCCACTGGGACCTGCCGCAGGCTCTGGAGGACGCCGGCGGCTGGCTCAACCGGGACACCGCCGCCCGCTTCGCCGAGTACGCCGACCTGGTCGCCGCCCGCCTCGGCGACCGGGTGAAGCTCTGGATCACCCTGAACGAGCCGTTCATCCACATGAGCCTCGGGCACGGCATGGGCGTGCACGCCCCGGGCCGGATGCTGCTCTTCGACGCCTTCCCGGTGGCCCACCACCAGCTGCTCGGGCACGGCCTGGCGGTCTCGGCGCTGCGGGCGCGCAGCACCAGCCCGGTGGCGATCGCCAACAACTACTCGCCGGTGCGGCCGGCCGGCGACACCGACGCCGACCGGGCCGCCGGGGCCGCCTACGACGCGCTGCACAACCGGCTCTTCACCGACCCGCTGCTCGGCCTCGGCTATCCCGACGGGCCGGGCCTCGACCCGGGCCTGGTCCGCGACGAGGACCTGGCCGTGATCGCCGCCCCGATCGACGTGCTCGGGGTGAACTACTACAACCCGACCGGGATCCGGGCGGCCGAGGAGGACTCGCCCCTGCCCTTCGAGATCGTCCCGCTGGAGGGCTACCCCCGGACCGCCTTCGACTGGCCGGTCGTCCCGGACGGGCTGCGCGACCTGCTCGTCGGCCTCCGGGACCGGTACGGCGACGCGCTGCCGCCGATCCAGATCACCGAGAGCGGCTGCGCGTACGACGATGTGCCGGACGCCGGCGGCCGGGTCGACGACCCCGAGCGGATCGCCTACCTGGACGGGCACCTGCGCGCCGTGCGGGCCGCGATCGACGAGGGCGTCGACGTGACCGGGTACTTCGTCTGGTCGCTGCTGGACAACTGGGAGTGGGCGGAGGGCTTCACCAAGCGGTTCGGCCTGGTGCACGTCGACTACGCCAGCCAGGCGCGTACCCCGAAGTCCTCGTACGCCTGGCTGCGTGATCAGGTGATCAAGCCGTGA